In Halovulum dunhuangense, one genomic interval encodes:
- a CDS encoding DUF502 domain-containing protein yields MARKPKPPRIGRRATLFQRLRSDFLTGLVIVAPVTLTIWVIWTAITFIDARVVPLVPAAYNPATYLGKNIAGFGVVIFLLFTALVGALTKGLFGRQLVRWGESLFDRTPIVRTIYNAVKQLIETVLNQSSASFQKACLLEYPRRGIWAVGFVSTDTQGEVPVKIGRQDMVSVFLPTTPNPTSGFLLFVPRADVIFLDMTIEDAAKLIISAGLVTPPTKEEIAAGRRPAPARKNQTKP; encoded by the coding sequence ATGGCCCGCAAGCCCAAACCGCCACGCATCGGCCGCCGCGCGACCCTGTTCCAGCGGCTTCGGTCGGATTTCCTGACCGGACTCGTGATCGTGGCGCCCGTCACCCTGACGATCTGGGTCATCTGGACCGCGATCACCTTCATCGACGCCCGCGTCGTGCCGCTGGTGCCGGCCGCCTACAACCCCGCGACCTATCTGGGCAAGAACATCGCCGGCTTCGGCGTGGTGATCTTCCTGCTGTTCACGGCGCTGGTGGGCGCGCTGACCAAGGGGCTTTTCGGGCGGCAGCTGGTGCGCTGGGGCGAAAGCCTGTTCGACCGCACCCCCATCGTCCGCACCATCTACAACGCCGTCAAGCAGCTGATCGAGACGGTGCTGAACCAGTCGAGCGCGTCCTTCCAGAAGGCGTGCCTGCTGGAATACCCGCGCCGGGGCATCTGGGCGGTGGGGTTCGTGTCGACCGACACGCAAGGCGAGGTGCCGGTCAAGATCGGCCGGCAGGACATGGTCAGCGTGTTCCTGCCCACGACCCCGAACCCCACCTCGGGCTTTCTTCTGTTCGTGCCGCGCGCTGACGTGATCTTTCTCGACATGACCATCGAGGATGCGGCCAAGCTGATCATATCGGCCGGGCTGGTGACGCCGCCCACCAAGGAAGAGATCGCCGCCGGCCGTCGCCCGGCGCCTGCGCGCAAGAACCAGACCAAGCCGTGA
- a CDS encoding LysE/ArgO family amino acid transporter, whose translation MSAAATGYGTSLALILAIGAQNAFVLRQGLMRSHVLAVVLVCAISDALLIAAGVAGFAAVTAAWPALPRIMALGGAAFLLVYGFLRLRAAWRGGEALVAGGERQSLRSAVLTCLAFTWANPHVYLDTLGLIGAVSTAFGGPAKLAFGIGAVAASFSFFFALGYGARLLAPLMRRPGAWRVLDTAIGLTMWAIAASLVF comes from the coding sequence ATATCGGCCGCAGCGACCGGCTACGGCACCTCGCTTGCGCTGATCCTGGCAATCGGGGCGCAGAACGCCTTTGTCCTGCGGCAGGGGCTGATGCGGTCGCATGTGCTTGCGGTGGTGCTGGTCTGCGCGATCAGCGACGCGCTGCTGATCGCGGCCGGGGTCGCGGGCTTTGCCGCCGTCACCGCCGCCTGGCCCGCCCTGCCCCGGATCATGGCGCTGGGGGGCGCGGCCTTCCTCCTGGTCTACGGTTTTCTCCGCCTGCGCGCCGCATGGCGCGGCGGCGAGGCGCTGGTGGCGGGCGGAGAGCGCCAGAGCCTGCGCAGCGCGGTGCTGACCTGCCTTGCCTTCACCTGGGCCAATCCGCATGTCTACCTGGACACGCTGGGCCTGATCGGCGCCGTCTCGACCGCCTTCGGGGGGCCGGCGAAGCTGGCCTTCGGCATCGGCGCGGTGGCTGCGTCCTTCAGCTTCTTCTTCGCGCTTGGCTACGGGGCGCGGCTGCTGGCCCCGCTGATGCGCCGCCCCGGCGCCTGGCGGGTGCTGGATACCGCGATCGGCCTGACCATGTGGGCGATCGCGGCAAGCCTGGTGTTCTAG
- a CDS encoding extracellular solute-binding protein has translation MRLAAGLVALALGALIGTGAARAEPAHGIAMYGDPALPPDFVSLPHANPDAPKGGRIVFGERGGFDSLNPYILKGRAPWGVQTHVFETLMGRSWDEPFTLYGLLAESIETGPDREWVEFHLRPEAAFSDGTPLTVDDVIWSFETLAEHGLPRYRNAWDKVARWEKVGARGIRFHFTERDNELPLILGLRPVLNPRDWEGRDFAESGLEVPIGTGPYTIGAFEPGRYIEFQRNPDYWGRDLPFNRGMHNLDTIRYEYFADGDVIFEAFRAGTVSTQRETNPARWATEYDFPAVRDGRIVKSEIPHGRPSGMEGFVFNTRKPIFADWRVREALIAAFNFDFVNQTVNGGAWPRRTSYFSNSILAMDPGPAEGEVRALLEPFADQLLPGTLEGYSLPESNGDQRNRAGLRQATALLEEAGWTIRDGVLKDAAGQPFAFTITVTSSEHESIANLYADALKRLGIEARIQLLDSAQYNERRNTYDYDMIINAWGLSLSPGNEQYLYWGADGVETPGTRNYMGMNSPAAEAMIDAMLTAGDQESFVAAVKALDRILMAGRYVVPFWFADASLLAHDARLKYPERTPVYGDWIGFLPEVWWYEE, from the coding sequence ATGAGGTTGGCAGCAGGGCTTGTGGCACTGGCACTCGGGGCTTTGATCGGCACGGGCGCGGCACGGGCGGAACCCGCGCATGGCATAGCCATGTATGGCGACCCGGCGCTGCCACCGGATTTTGTGTCTCTGCCCCACGCGAACCCCGACGCGCCCAAGGGCGGGCGCATCGTCTTCGGAGAGCGGGGCGGCTTCGATTCCCTCAATCCCTACATCCTCAAGGGGCGTGCGCCCTGGGGCGTGCAGACCCATGTGTTCGAAACGCTGATGGGCCGGTCCTGGGACGAGCCCTTCACGCTTTACGGCCTGCTGGCCGAATCAATCGAGACCGGACCCGATCGGGAATGGGTGGAATTCCATCTCCGCCCCGAGGCCGCCTTTTCGGACGGCACGCCGCTGACCGTGGACGACGTGATCTGGTCCTTCGAGACGCTGGCCGAGCATGGCCTGCCGCGCTATCGCAACGCCTGGGACAAGGTGGCGCGCTGGGAAAAGGTCGGCGCGCGCGGCATCCGCTTTCACTTCACCGAGCGCGACAACGAGCTGCCGCTGATCCTGGGCCTGCGCCCCGTGCTGAACCCGCGCGACTGGGAGGGGCGGGACTTCGCCGAAAGCGGGCTCGAGGTGCCGATCGGCACCGGCCCCTACACGATCGGCGCCTTCGAGCCGGGGCGCTACATCGAGTTCCAGCGCAACCCGGACTACTGGGGCCGCGACCTGCCGTTCAATCGGGGCATGCACAATCTCGACACCATCCGCTACGAGTATTTCGCCGATGGCGACGTGATCTTCGAGGCGTTCCGCGCCGGCACCGTGTCCACCCAGCGCGAGACGAACCCGGCCCGCTGGGCGACCGAGTACGACTTCCCGGCGGTGCGCGACGGAAGGATCGTGAAATCCGAGATCCCGCATGGCCGCCCCTCGGGGATGGAGGGCTTCGTCTTCAACACACGCAAGCCGATATTCGCCGACTGGCGCGTGCGCGAGGCGCTTATCGCCGCGTTCAACTTCGATTTCGTGAACCAGACCGTGAATGGCGGCGCCTGGCCGCGGCGCACGAGCTATTTCTCGAACTCCATCCTCGCCATGGATCCGGGCCCGGCCGAGGGCGAGGTGCGCGCGCTTCTCGAACCTTTCGCCGATCAGCTGCTGCCCGGCACGCTCGAGGGCTACAGCCTGCCCGAAAGCAACGGCGACCAGCGCAACCGCGCAGGTCTCCGGCAGGCCACGGCCCTGCTGGAGGAGGCCGGCTGGACCATCCGGGACGGCGTGTTGAAGGACGCCGCAGGGCAGCCCTTCGCGTTCACCATCACCGTGACCTCGTCCGAGCACGAGTCCATCGCCAATCTTTATGCCGATGCGCTGAAGCGGCTGGGGATAGAGGCGCGGATCCAGCTTCTGGACAGCGCGCAATACAACGAGCGGCGCAACACCTACGACTACGACATGATCATCAACGCCTGGGGCCTGTCGCTTAGCCCCGGAAACGAGCAGTATCTCTACTGGGGTGCGGACGGGGTCGAGACGCCCGGCACGCGCAACTACATGGGCATGAACAGCCCCGCGGCCGAGGCGATGATCGACGCCATGCTGACGGCGGGCGACCAGGAAAGCTTCGTCGCCGCGGTCAAGGCGCTGGACCGGATCCTGATGGCCGGTCGCTATGTCGTGCCGTTCTGGTTCGCCGATGCAAGTCTTCTGGCCCATGACGCGCGGCTGAAATACCCCGAGCGGACGCCGGTCTATGGCGACTGGATCGGCTTTCTGCCCGAGGTGTGGTGGTACGAGGAATGA
- a CDS encoding 3-hydroxybutyrate dehydrogenase translates to MSLKGKTAIVTGSTSGIGLGIAEELARAGANVVLNSFTDSAEDHTLARHIAEETGAGALYVQADMADADACRALVAKAAEAFGGADILVNNAGIQHVAAIPDFPVEKWDRIIAINLSSAFHTTAAALPHMRKAGWGRVVNIASAHGLTASPFKSAYIAAKHGVVGLTKTTALETAEEAITANAICPGYVMTPLVEAQIPDTMEKYGMTREEVERDVILARQPSKAFVTIEQVAGTALFLCSPAADQITGTTISVDGGWTAL, encoded by the coding sequence ATGTCGCTCAAGGGCAAGACCGCCATCGTCACCGGATCCACCTCGGGGATCGGGCTTGGCATCGCCGAGGAACTGGCGCGCGCAGGCGCCAACGTGGTGCTGAACTCCTTCACCGACAGCGCAGAGGATCACACGCTCGCCCGCCACATCGCCGAGGAAACCGGCGCGGGCGCGCTTTACGTCCAGGCCGACATGGCAGATGCGGATGCCTGCCGCGCGCTGGTGGCCAAGGCGGCCGAAGCCTTCGGCGGGGCCGACATCCTGGTGAACAACGCGGGCATCCAGCATGTCGCGGCGATCCCGGATTTCCCGGTCGAGAAGTGGGACCGGATCATCGCGATCAACCTGAGTTCCGCCTTTCACACCACCGCCGCCGCCCTGCCGCACATGCGCAAGGCGGGCTGGGGGCGCGTGGTCAACATCGCCTCGGCCCACGGGCTGACCGCATCGCCCTTCAAGTCGGCCTATATCGCGGCCAAGCATGGCGTGGTGGGCCTGACCAAGACCACCGCGCTTGAGACTGCGGAGGAAGCCATCACCGCCAACGCGATCTGCCCGGGCTATGTGATGACCCCGCTGGTCGAGGCGCAGATCCCCGACACGATGGAGAAATACGGCATGACCCGCGAAGAGGTGGAGCGCGATGTCATTCTCGCCCGCCAGCCATCCAAGGCATTCGTGACCATCGAACAGGTGGCGGGCACGGCGCTGTTCCTGTGCTCGCCGGCGGCGGACCAGATCACCGGCACCACGATCTCGGTGGATGGCGGCTGGACGGCGCTTTGA
- a CDS encoding patatin-like phospholipase family protein, with translation MSVTRINLALQGGGAHGAFTWGVLDRLLEDESLEIEGITATSAGAMNAAALKAGWLRGGHAGARAQLAAFWEEISAHTALPDPMLQSWLAALAPDPVLISGMIEASPAWFALDTASRLFSPYQTNPLGIHPLRPVVEKMLDFDMVCAADGPKLFVAATNVRSGKVRIFSGAEISPDALLASACLPTLYQAVEIDDPATGRREAYWDGGYMGNPALFPLFYETRSEDILIVHINPIHRETLPRTATEIQNRINEISFNSSLLRGLRAIAFAHRLLAEGHIAPGSMKDVRIHQVMDDALMTKLGVATKLTPNRALLLRLRDAGRARMDAFLAHHRDDLGRHGTVDLRELYD, from the coding sequence TTGAGCGTCACCCGCATCAACCTGGCGCTACAGGGCGGGGGCGCGCATGGCGCCTTTACCTGGGGGGTGCTCGACCGGCTTCTGGAGGACGAAAGCCTCGAGATCGAGGGCATCACCGCCACCTCCGCGGGCGCGATGAACGCGGCCGCACTCAAGGCGGGCTGGCTTCGGGGCGGTCATGCGGGCGCGCGCGCCCAGCTGGCCGCCTTCTGGGAGGAGATCTCGGCTCACACGGCGTTGCCCGATCCGATGCTGCAAAGCTGGCTGGCAGCCCTTGCCCCCGACCCGGTGCTGATCTCGGGCATGATCGAGGCAAGCCCCGCCTGGTTCGCGCTCGACACCGCGTCGCGGCTGTTCTCGCCCTACCAGACCAACCCGCTGGGCATCCATCCGCTGCGCCCCGTCGTCGAGAAGATGCTCGATTTCGACATGGTCTGCGCGGCCGATGGGCCGAAGCTGTTCGTCGCCGCCACCAATGTGCGCTCGGGCAAGGTGCGGATCTTTTCGGGGGCCGAGATCAGCCCCGACGCGCTGCTCGCCTCGGCCTGCCTGCCCACGCTCTACCAGGCGGTCGAGATCGATGACCCCGCAACCGGCCGGCGGGAGGCCTATTGGGACGGCGGCTACATGGGCAACCCGGCCCTGTTCCCGCTGTTCTACGAGACCCGGTCCGAGGACATCCTGATCGTCCACATCAACCCGATCCACCGCGAGACGCTGCCCCGCACCGCGACCGAGATCCAGAACCGCATCAACGAGATCAGCTTCAATTCCTCGCTGCTGCGCGGGTTGCGCGCCATCGCCTTCGCGCACCGGCTGCTGGCCGAGGGCCATATCGCGCCGGGCAGCATGAAGGACGTGCGCATCCATCAGGTGATGGACGACGCGTTGATGACGAAGCTGGGCGTTGCGACCAAGCTTACGCCGAACCGCGCGCTCCTTCTGCGGCTGCGCGATGCGGGGCGGGCGCGGATGGATGCGTTTCTCGCGCATCACCGCGACGACCTGGGCCGGCACGGCACCGTCGATCTGCGCGAGCTGTACGACTAG
- a CDS encoding helix-turn-helix domain-containing protein produces the protein MSMSDESQEPSLLRVARQGEEESPVEALNLGKRVRELRKARNWTLEQAAQKAGLARSTLSKIENEQMSPTFEAVQKLAQGLDISVPQLFTPPKTSRTMARRAITRSGEGLPHPTKTYEHEILATDLRGKQMLPYRAVVRARSIDDFDGWVRHDGEEFLYVLSGIVEFYTEFYAPIRLRRGDSAYYDAAMGHNVISVSEDDAVILWVTSTP, from the coding sequence ATGTCGATGAGCGATGAAAGTCAGGAACCCTCGCTGCTGCGGGTCGCGCGGCAGGGCGAGGAGGAGTCCCCCGTCGAGGCGCTGAACCTGGGCAAGCGGGTGCGCGAATTGCGCAAGGCGCGCAACTGGACGCTGGAACAGGCGGCGCAGAAGGCGGGGCTTGCGCGATCGACCCTGTCCAAGATCGAGAACGAGCAGATGTCGCCCACCTTCGAGGCGGTTCAGAAGCTGGCGCAGGGGCTCGACATCTCGGTGCCGCAGCTTTTCACGCCGCCAAAGACCTCCAGGACGATGGCGCGGCGCGCGATCACCCGCTCGGGCGAGGGGCTGCCGCATCCGACCAAGACCTACGAGCACGAGATCCTCGCGACCGACCTGCGCGGCAAGCAGATGCTGCCCTATCGCGCCGTGGTGCGTGCGCGGTCCATCGACGATTTCGATGGCTGGGTGCGCCATGACGGCGAGGAATTCCTCTATGTCCTGTCGGGCATCGTCGAGTTCTACACCGAGTTCTACGCCCCCATCCGCCTGCGCCGGGGCGACAGCGCCTATTACGACGCGGCGATGGGCCACAACGTCATCAGCGTGTCCGAGGATGACGCCGTGATCCTGTGGGTGACCAGCACCCCCTAG